The sequence below is a genomic window from Oreochromis niloticus isolate F11D_XX linkage group LG3, O_niloticus_UMD_NMBU, whole genome shotgun sequence.
ACTGTAGAAGCTTGATGAATTTTTTAGAAAGCCTCTGCTTGTTGCTAATCAGActtttcatctgaaaaaaaGGCTGATTGCTGTGTTTTAGTGTTGTCTTGGAATAATGGTTTGTGGAGGCCTGTTTGCACCTGAcacatatttaattaaattaaaagttgCTCCTGACAGTCGATTAGTATTCATAAACTGTTTTGCTTCGGGCTTTTTCAAATGTGAAACAATGTATGGGCATCGCTTAACTCACTGTTCATCAGCTCATCTCCGATCGCTTCTGCTTTTTTATCTGACAAAACCCTCACCCACTCTCcactttctatttttattttttattttgtgtctgtgttatCTTGTCAACACACAATCATAGAtcagaagtgaaaacagtcatTGTTCATCTTCCCGTGGAGATGGTTGTTGGTGGCTTTTGCTGCCGGAGCTCCTTCTTCACATACAGTGTGGTGCTGTTTCTCAGGGACTGCCTCCAGGGTACGTACAACTTGGAAAAACTTGTTTGAAAATGTACAGATAaagagtgtttttttgttttgtttctcctgTGTTTTCAAATGCAAGCTAATTAATAGCACCATTAGTatcatttgaaaaaacaaaactgacttccaaaattgaaaaaaaacatgttaatgaATCCAGAAAAACAACAGTGTTCTCACGATTAAAATATGCAATACCAGACGGTGCTCAGTATTTGTTGAGAAGTTATACCACCTCAGGGGGGATCCTCTTTTCTGTTTCTATCTCTCATTAATTATCAGTTTTAAGCTACAAAATATCCAATTTCTCCCTCTGAAATACAAAAGTTACAACTGCCCTGAACCCTGCTGACATCCAGGGATTGTGTTGCAAGAGAAGCAGTTCATTTTATATTCACTGTGATGGTACATGAAGAGTTAATGTGGTGCGTTTTGTGCAAAAGGAGCAAAAAAACATTACaagaaataagtaaataagttgCATTACTTAACTGGCCTTAAACAATCACATTACAATCCTCTTAAGGACTTAAATCAGTCTAATTCTGTTCTGCAAGAATGATATACGCCAATTCTTAAATGTGTCACAAGATGGTGCTCCAAACGGGGGATGCTTTTTGTGTCTGATATGTGATTGTTCCAgttttgtgccaaattatgtaTCCCCTACAGAATTTGGTTCCCCTGCGTTGGGACCTTGACACAACATCAGACGGGATTATTTAAATAAACCAACGACATTTTGACTAATCATTACTTGTATCATTCTGTAACTCTACAGAACTGTACTGAGCTAAAACCACCAAAATTTCAGGAGCAATAAGTCTTtggacagggggaacaaatcgtggcaggatcagcctgatatcatttgtatcccactgtaactttactgtatacaGAGCTAACatttccaaaatgtcaggagtagttactCATTATAAGAAGTGTTGACGAATTAAAAATCacgaatgtgggatactgttagtCCATGATTTCGGAAGGCCAGTGcatgctcccgacgcaggggaaacaaattctgTAGGGGATACATAATTTGGCACGAAACCGGTTTCTGCGCCTTTTGGTCTTTTATGGCATTTTATCTTCGTGGCTGAGGCCATTGGATTTTAGCTGTATTGTTTTACTGTTTTGAACTTCATTCACAACTCCATCTCCCTGGCCAGGGTATTTTAGTGctttctttgtaaataaattatAGTTTTAAGAATTTGAGTTTATATTTACTACTTCCTTGACTCCTCCACTGCTCTTCCCGTCAGAAGGGTTTCCCTTCTGTTTTAACCTACCACCTAGTGTCCACCttacacatgaaataaacaaCTGTACTTCCACAAAAGCCACaaataagagttaaaaaaaaatggctaaTCATGTTGCTGTTAGTTAGCAAACCAGATTTGACCAAAAGGTTTGCTGAGGTTTGAGGTTTGCTGCAGaaatttgtttttctgcagcaACACACTTTATGCATTGTTTGTTTTCACTCCACTGGGGATGACTTGTGACTAAAAGTGACCAGCAGATGGCAATAAACATTAAAACCATATGCatagatttatgtttttaatgactGAACTATCATCAGTACATGTTACACTGTCAGTGTCAAAATACCCCTTGAACTCTGTCACCACAATcctgaaaaaataaacagaaatatggCATAGACAATTTCACAGTTTAAGATTCTCTGAAGGTTTTCTTTGATATGATCCACACTGGTCAATACAAAATCTATCTCAGTTGATATTTCTCAGATTGGACCAAAACAGCCTCAGTAAAGTTTGTAGGACCTGTGCAATAGTATAAAAAATTATActtaattaataaaaacatgtttctgtATTTTGGGTCTCTTTGAGAAAAGTCATCAAATTTCAggccaaaaataataaaatttggCGTATTTGACCTACATTTGAGCTGAACAGAATGTAAAGTTTAAACCATTACTATGATATGTTAAAAATTAGTTTAGCAACAAACGCTCATAaagggtttttggtttgttgtaTTTGTTATTCTGAATTTTTCAGATGTGGAGACTTCCAGTGGAAAACGTGTCATTCATAAAAAAGTTGGCGATACTGTGGAGCTTTCATCAGGCTTACCAACTGAAGGTGTGACCATGGCAATATGGAAATATGGAGGAATGACGGTTGCAGACAAAGATGTGGGTTTTTCTAAACATTCTCCATTTAAGGACAGATCACAGCTAAATGCTGAAGACTTTACTTTAACAGTGAGAAAACTGACTCTTCAAGATTCTGGTGATTTCATTTTTGTCTCAGCAATAAATGACAAACAGAGGAAATCAGTCATCATCACTTTGCAAGTTTATGGTAAGACACTTTGGTCATTAAACAAGCATCCTGATAACATTTAGTGAGTGATTGATAAATGATAACCTATAATCTTATCATGCTGGCTTTGTTGGCTTGTGTTTTCTGTAAATCCTCattaattttataaataaagctggATATAATACACAGATTAAAACGGTATCAATGTGATATTGTATATTTTAATCTCTGACCCTCATCACTgcttatttcaaataaatgttatttttgaaatgtatgttctttttttattctcatctcatttaagtttaaaaaaggagttatttactttaaaaattaaCATTAGATGCTTGGTGTTGCTGATTGGCCTAATTCTGGATATCACATTTGCAAAACTCTGGACAAACAGCTGTGATACTAAACTTGACCTGATTGTTATACTCTTGTCCTCTTTCTGTTCCTATCTTAGAGCCCATAACTAAGCAGCCTCTTCTGAAAATCCTAAATTTCAGCCGGGAGGCCTCAAACAAATTTTGCACAGTTCTGCTGGAGTGTAGCTCAACTGGCAATGTCACCTTCAACTGGACTGTAGGGAGTCAAACACAAACTGGACCCAGGCTGCATCACATTATGAAGGAGGAGGATGGAGAAATCACTTTCACATGCACAGTTTCCAATCATGTTAGTGAGAAGTCTGCATTGGAAACCATAAAGTGCAGCAAAGATAATGGTATGTGCAGCATGATTGTAGTTTTGAATccttgcatctttttttttttttttttttttttttttacttttaatcaTATTTTTAGGGATCACAACTGACAATGATGGGAGGAGATGTAACAATATGCAACcgcaattaaaattaaaattaaaacaaatacgaCAATTTGAAAAATCTATAAACCCATATtcagcagatagaggaggtggctgatacccagaaatcctaccaaTGGCTGgacagagctggactgaaagacagcacggaggcactaatcatggcagcacaagaacaagctctgagcacaagatccatagaggctggggtctatcacaccaggcaagaccccaggtgcaggctgtgtaaagatgccccagagacaatccagcacataacagcagggtgcaagatgctagcaggcagggcatacatggaacgccataaccaagtggccggcatagtgtacaggaacatctgtgccgagtataacctggaagtcccgaggtcaaaatgggagagaatgaccgagctaagatcctgtgggacttccagatacagatggacaaaatggtggtggctaaccaaccggacatagtggtggtagacaaacagaagaagacagccgtagtgatcgatgtagcggttccgaatgacagcaatatcaggaagaaggaacacgagaagctggagaaataccaagggctcagagaagagctcgagaggatgtggagggtgaaggtaacggtggtccccgtggtaatcggagcactaggtgcggtgactcccaagctaggcgagtggctccagcagatcccgggaacaacatcggagatctctgcccagaagagcgcagtcctgggaacagctaagatactgcgcaggaccctcaagctcccaggcctctggtagaggacccgagcttgaaggataaaccgcccgcaggggcgagcctggtgtttttttgtataaatatatatatatacatatatatgtatatatatatatatatatatatatatatatatatatatatatatatgtgtgtgtatatatatacagtacatacacatacatatacatatgtacatacatacacacatggtTACATACACATTATGGTTTTAATTgctatttatttaatatatttttactaTTTATGATTACAGACTCCAGCTCTTCTTCTCCTGTCAATGTCATTGTCGGGCTATTTACTGGTGTTTTGATCACTCTACTGCTGGTATTTCTTCTTCGCTACATGAAGTCAAAGGGTAACATGTTTCCCTTTAGTAAAGTAAAAACCTGATTATTCATTAAAGCTGAGAAGTTTTAAAAGTTACCTAAAAATATATAacaaccctttttttttctttttttttctagactTTTGCAAAAGGTTGGTTCAACCCACAAGCACCGGCCTATACCTAAGATTTTCTTTATCTATTGCGTAGGTTTACTCCTCTAATACAAACATGTTAAATGATTTCAGGGTCACAGGGTCTGAAAGGATCAACCAGGATGAAAGTCAAGAGCATGTGTATTCCTCTCTTTCCCACGGTCAGTCTTTAGTTTAGCACTGTTTGTTAAACTCCTCTTTGGTGTCAGATtaaattctttatttaaaattagtaaatgtttaaaaatatgaattaatatGATCTTAATTGTTATTAACTTTTAGGCGATGCTTGTGTTTATGAGACAGTGAGAACCTCTGGAGATGCTAAACCAGGTATAGTATGAGACTGTtgatctgtaaaaaaaaatttgcataCATGTGgataaaatttttattttagttgaaCTGTCAACTAAATGCAATAACATCAACTGGAttaaagaaacagagcagaataAAGAAAAGTTACattaataaaaaatgcttttttttcctgctttatgaAAATATGCTACATGTTGTAAAGATTAtaacaaatgtaaaaatggtGAGGCCACTGTCCACCCACAATTCACAAAAAATTCTACAAATTCCTTTAAGGGTTTTAGTCAGAATTTTATCAAGCTTTCACACAAAGATGTCTTCACCAAAGTTGTGCTCAAAGCAGGCACCACCAGAATTTTTTCATAGGGGTGCCACTAAAAATATTGGGGTGGCACACCAAAAACTGAATTTAGGTTTATTATGCTGTTGCCAAACATCGATTACTTGAAAAAcatgtcaaaaaagagagaaagaaaagaattatATGCCTAGTTAATTTCCTGCTATTAAAGTTGATATCACTGGAAATAGGTACATATGAAAACCAAATAAGATGTTGAAATCAATAATAATGTGTTTTAATTGACTGACTGATTGATTGACTGGAAGTCCCAACTCAGCAGAGTTAAGCAGAATGAGCTTAAGATTCACTCTCCCAGAATAGAGTTAACTGGTTCAGGAAAGACAAACAAGTATCAGATCATGTAAGAGTGTGAAATGTTGCCTGTCTCTGAGTTGGCCCTGAGATGCACCAGTGACCTGTCCATGGATTGGcattagggctgggtatcgtcactgattccTATTGCTGATTCAATtctgattcacaaggtcccgatttgattcaattcaattttgactcagacagtcagaaatattataattatgatTATTTATCAGTTTATATCCCTATTTGTCTATCTATGTAggctataaaaacaaagctgacacctCAGATTCcatcagaggtgtaagcattacagcagatgcctttgtgacaaagtaactgaggataaaacacagaaaaatatgaatgagattttcctggcctggctttttatagcagataagcttaaaaatattctgcagtgaatcaaaaagagaagaaaaccatgcatcaacatatgaacattatctgatgctgctgaagtcaagcagagcaaagttacagaggttttattagagacacagccaagcgttttgcaatttggcaATACAGAAAATAGAGACTTGAAGTACAgaaagagagagctgtgcaggaagtgtgaatttatcgtggtggaagcaaaacagcaaaagcaaGAGGAAATTCATGACAatatttatcaaatgtgaagggtagttttgatcttcttttgctgctggttcagtgaattttggtttgGAGAGTGAAAAAAACATGCAGCTTCACAATCTGTGAGATACCAGTTTTTAGAAACTATGTCAtcagttttattaattaattaattagtttATTTATTGCCGGTTAGAACGGATTGTCACTCTTACCACTTCATTTTTTAACACAGCTTTTCACTGATAAGTTACCATTTCCCAGGATCTTTTGCCAACTGCCGTAATCCTAACTGACAAAAAAGCACTAGTCTATCTTCCATTCATGATGTATAAGCAGACTAAACTTTGATTAAAAAGACATGTTTGTAAAAGGAACACCAGGATAAGTTGTGTTCAGTGATACAGACTGACAGTTTCTTGCCTTGTTTCCTCTGCTGACAGCTAAAGGGGCTGCAGTGCTTTCTTTGCTTtgctatttttttatatattgaacAATACATGactaaatatttcaaattaaattttaggatttaagaatataattttaaacaACTTGTTACATTGGAATCACAACTTTGTTTTGAAAGAGAAAGTATTTATTGtgatatgtatttatatagtttatatattttattctgaCTTGTAGGTGATGACTGTAGGGATGATTATGAACCCATGTGAGGCCCTGAGCATGCTGGACCAGGTATAGTATGAGACCAATAGATGAATTAATTGTTATTCATTAGTAATTGAATGATGTAGGGATTTGAAgtaattatattaaaaattaaataaacgttacatattaaatttaaaaaattatttcatttcaggTGGACCATTGATGGGAAAAACAAATCTTGTTATTGAAGAAAGGCAATGAGAGATAAATatctaagaaaaacaaaagaaattttaaaaaatctattctGTGGTGCAGTTTGTGAAAATGGTTGTATTATCAATCGGACTTTCTCtgcctcttcttttttctttcatataatagtgaaaaataaatattgtaactatGCTAACTTGTTAGATTATGGTGGTCTATATGGCCCCAAATACTaatgtgtaaaataaaaaaagtaatgCTACAGGAACATGTCTCTGCAAGAGGAACTATTAGTTAGAACTATTGTATCCAAAGGAGTGATGCCCACAAATCTTGACCAGCAGTCACTTGCTCTGTTTTATTAACAGTCCATAAATGTCTGGGTACTATCGAGACCAGTTTCTGGACTTTTGGGAGAGGGATGTTGTCCCATTCCTGTTTACTATATGCTGTTTTCATTGATGCAATATTTGTTTTAGCATTGATTTACTGAGAAAAAGCTGAATAGGagcataaatgctaaaactgctATATATctttcagtgttgatggtaCTTTTACAGATTTGTAAGCTGTCAATTCCATGCAATGCTATACCATCAAAGATGCAATCTTTTGAACTGAGCACTTAGTAATAGCAAGTTAGATGTTGCCTCTCCTTTTTAGTCTGGAGGACattgtcacgatcctgggtcttatgacccagtgttttgagttttagttcatTTTGATGTTTATAGTATGTTTAAGCTCATTAGGTTTTCTATGTTCATTTTCTTATTAGTTCCCCCTTGTGTTTTCAACCCCTGTGAAGtctcccttgcccttcatgtgCTTCATGTCTGTGAgtcttatgttgtcaagtttATGTAGTCGTGTCTGTGTTTCAttatgtttcctattttattttctaagaggttctgtgttttgttttactctttCCCTGTGGCGTTGTTATGTCCATGTTGTGTCTACTGTGCCTTTCTGTCCCATGTTTCAGGTCCCTATGGTCTGTCTCCCCAGTTGCTGTTAAGTTTGCATGTCTAGAGTGCAGTCAGTgtgtttcctcttttattttgaaggtccatgtcctACATCAGTGTAGTcagctttgcttcctttgtctcgttagtgtcagctgtttccccatgtgtttccacttcccccaATCACTCCTGTGTATTTAGTCCATGTGTCTTCAGTCATtctttgtcaggtcgtctgctCATCCACATCACAATCTCAGGTATCCATGTCAGTTCACCATGTTTAAGGTttttcatgtttagttttagttcacccagtttaggttattgtttagTTTCACCAATGCCCTTTTGTTTGTACCTTTTTTGCTAGCCTCAATAAAcggcttgttttttgttctaTCCACGCCACGTTCAGTTTTTGGTCTGCGTTTGAGTCCTCTTTTGCAAACACATACAGTCTGCcccagccagactgtgacagacATAGTGTCCATCCATGCAAAAAGAATTTCTAATTTGCTGACCACAGAGAAATTTTCCACTTTTCTTCAGTCTATTACAAATAAATTTTGGCTCATTTATATTGGACTGGAAGAGGTCCTGAGCCAATGCACTGGTTCCCATGACAGAACTGTGCCTGTTGTTAATCCAGCACCACCTAAATACCCTAAGATCATGGGTATGCAGTATGGCTTTATGAAATTTGCAAAtcattacattttgtttttatttgcattttacacaGCATGCCAATATTGTCAGAGTTATGGTTGTATCACAGTATtactcagtgtgtttgttttgtatgACCTTGAATCATATTTGACTTGTAGGTGATGGTTGATGACTGTAACATATCTGTTTGTTCCCCTCTCTTTATTGcattaaatttatatttatttatttagtttaagATCTTCCATCAGTCAAGCAACTAAGTACAAAAGTCAGTGGTACTGACTTTTAGGTGCCAATTAGGTGGGTTTTAAAACAACTTTGCAGTTTTCCAGATTTAACCAGGTACTTGCTTTATAGTGAAAGGAATGAATGAGCTAAAAGTCAGTATCTGATATAGAGTCTGGTGGCAATTGTGAGGTAAGTGTTTGTATGAcatttatgtactttaattgattaattttattattcAAAGCTTTCACgctattaaaaacagaaagtggTTTCACTTTCTTGTGCTTGCAGATTTTCATTTTTAGCCACATGATGGTGCTCTCTGGTTTTCCTTTCAGTTAGTTGCTTAGGGTATTTGAGGACAGCAAAACTCAATCAGCCGCATCAGTGAGAGCATGCAAGAAGCATCACTTTATCAAGGTTCATTCTATTTAACAGTGTAATATGAGTGGTCAGTAATAGGTATTATAggcaggggtgcacataagtggtccacaggtgcgcattcgctgtcaaaataaaagacgcgcaccagataagaagttgcaacatgcgtttgcgtacataagattttctggaggaggacagacatttgtttagaactcttaaagatgtcgaagaagcaagatcctctaagcaattactttggtgttcctccacctccaaataaatgtcagaaggagtccgaaccacaaaagaagcgcttattctcggaaaagtggttgcaggaggtgagctggcttcaaacaaatgatgaacgcacagagatgtggtgcagaatatgccgtgaaaatcccactctagtggacaaaaacagtgccttttatatgtacacaaacgcgcgttgcaacttcttatctggtgcgcgtcttttattttgacagcgaatgcgcacctgcggatcacttatgtgcacccctgattATAAGTATTGTAATATGTATATTATTGTTTGGTTTGATGGAAattttactgtaaaataaattACCATGAACTTTCAAATTTATCAGGGTTGTGTTTTAGAGTTTTCTTTCAAATTGTTTGTTAGGTAATGTCCATGAATGTGTCCTGTATTGGTTCTGTTTCTTTAATAACTGACTGTTCAGTCTCAGCGCTGTATCACTTTCAGTCCTCTGAGTGTCTTTAaacatgtctgtcttttgttctgtgtcTTTAAATCTTGGCTGGTCAGCATGGCTTCACCAGGATTGCATAACTCCTTTTGAAATGTAACTAAACATGGTGCTGTGATGTCTCGGGGTTTCAACAAGTGTTTGCTTGAAAAGCCTGAATTGAGCACCCGAAGAGCTCAGGTGATTCTGCTGAATGATCAAAgactatttttaaatgaatgtaaaCTAGTTTGAAATTGAAGTCAGAAATAGAAAATTGTGTAAAAAGTTTGTGGTATGAGCAGAAAGAAATGGTGTTTTCTCTACATTTCCTCATATTTCAGAAAGTAATATCTCAAAAATGCCAAGCCAAAGCATACTGAACGTTTAACTATGTTCACAGTCTTAGTTTATATTGTCAATTTGTGGCGTTATTAGCTTTTGGTCACCCAGAAAGGTGTTTGAATTGCTTGTTTGTTAAGTTAAAATTGACTTGATTTCCAAAGTCAATTTGTCCTATGAGACAAATGGATTTGTTTATGATATTTCAGAGCTATTGAACAATCAGCAGTTTAGTGacatagaaataaaaaacaaaaatcttaaaCCTAAAGGTCATGTGGGTGAACATTGTTATGGAGTCAGTACAAATTTGTACTGGGCACAAAGTTCAAGTTAGAGTTGGTGAGATATGTGTGTGTTGATCTGTTAACCAAACATTTCCAACCATAAAACCACTGCTAACATCACAAACCCCAAAGACTCATAATGATATTAGTCTGCTGCGTCTTACCTACACATAGCTGTGTGACATTTTACACATAGAGCTGTACTTTGAATGTGAAGCATCATGACTTATGTTTAGTGGCTTGTCCCCTAATATTCATAACAGACAAAGTTGTAGCTAACCACAGATGATTGACAGAAACACCACACTAAGAGCTATTTATCTCTCTTCCTTCACATTCACACCTCATGAGAGCAGTGAAACCACAGTGGTGCTGACTGATGAGGACTCTTCCTTAGGTTGATGATGAAAAGTCCCTTCATGATGTTATTACTGGCACTTATAGTTAGGATTGTGATGCTATGGTCTGAAATCTAATTTCACATTATTCTTAAAAAGCTTTGTAATAACTATGTaatgcagtggttcccaaactttttttgctaggcccacctttgttttacaagaaccCCCTCCCCCACCCACACCTCCCCACTGTACAAACACATcttccaaccacacacacccatattttgttttcaaactctactgcagtttatttcacaccccaaaccttttgtaaacaattaaac
It includes:
- the LOC112846235 gene encoding uncharacterized protein LOC112846235; the encoded protein is MVVGGFCCRSSFFTYSVVLFLRDCLQDVETSSGKRVIHKKVGDTVELSSGLPTEGVTMAIWKYGGMTVADKDVGFSKHSPFKDRSQLNAEDFTLTVRKLTLQDSGDFIFVSAINDKQRKSVIITLQVYEPITKQPLLKILNFSREASNKFCTVLLECSSTGNVTFNWTVGSQTQTGPRLHHIMKEEDGEITFTCTVSNHVSEKSALETIKCSKDNDSSSSSPVNVIVGLFTGVLITLLLVFLLRYMKSKDFCKRVTGSERINQDESQEHVYSSLSHGDACVYETVRTSGDAKPGDDCRDDYEPM